The nucleotide window TGATAATGCCCACTTGATTCAGTCGTACGGCCCCCATGTCGATCGCACCAGACTTCGCACCGATCGATCTTGATCAAGCCGACCTGGATTTCCTTTCCGGAGCGTTCGGTGATCTCAGCGCTGATGACATTCTTCTGGAGTTCGCCCCGCTCCAGCAGCCTCCTTATCTCGTAGCCGGCCTTGGATTGGCCATTGGTGTGCTCTGCGGTCTCACCTTCGCCCGTCTTGTCCAGAACCGGCTGGATGGCTGGAAAAATGACAGATTGGCAATGCTCCCCCTAGGGACAGCGGAAACCAGCATCAGTTTTGCCGGAACACTGATCGGAATCAGCCTTTTTATCGGAGGGTCCCTCCAGGTTTTTGGTTTTGCATCCGGAGCGGCTTATCTGATTGCCTTCTTGCTCTCAATTCTCACCGGCGGAGCCTTGTGGGTCCAGCTGGAGGGTCTGATGGCCCAGGTGGAATCTGGAAACTTCAAAGCTGTTGATTTCGATAACTTCGACGAATTCTTTTGATTGATTTGTCTCAGGCAGCCACGGTGTAATCCCTAAGTTCAAGAGGTGCCTGACGCAGCGATTGCAAACCCTCACGTTCTAGACGACGTGTGCGGTCCCGACTCATCTTGAGTGTTTTAGCGATGCCGGTGAGACTCATTGGCTCCTCACCATCCATCCCATACCGCATCCGCAGCACGCGCTCCTGCAATTCAGGCAGTTGGCCCAGCAGATCCCTCAGATCTCCCTTCAGGCACTCGCCCTCCACCTGCTCACTCGGCAGTTCTCCATCGCCAGCCAGCAGATCCAGCAGCTCCGTATCATCTCCATCCCCAACCTTCATCTCCAGGCTCACTGGCTGACGGGCACGGCACATCAGCTCTTTCACCTCATCCTCCGGCAGCTCCACAAACGACGCCAACTCCGTCACTGATGGCGTTCGCCCCAGTTCCTGGCTCAACTCACGCTGACCTTTCTTCAGTTTGTTCAGCATCTCGGTGATGTGGATCGGCAGCCGGATCGTCCGGCTCTTCTCCGCAATTGCCCGGGTGATTCCCTGACGGATCCACCAGTACGCATAGGTACTGAACTTGTAGCCCCGCGTTGGGTCGAACTTCTCCACACCACGCACCAGGCCGATCGTCCCTTCCTGGATCAGATCCAGCAGCTCCATATTCCGCTTCGTGTATTTCTTCGCGACGCTCACCACAAGCCTCAAGTTGGCCGCCACCATCCGCTCTTTGGCGCGGCGACCGGCCTGCAACTTGCGCTTCAGTTGCACAGCACTCAATCCCGCAGCCTTGGCCAACTCCGCTGCAAGCACCGCTTCACCACCGCGTTTCTCCTGCAACTCGGCTTCCACGGACTCCAGCTCCATCAGCTCCTGCACCTGACGGCCCAGGGTGATCTCCTGCTGATGACTCAACAACGGCACACGACCGATATCACGCAGGTAGGAGCGCACCAGGTCTGCATCGGGAAGCAGGGCCAGGGGTGCCATGAGTTACGAAACCTACAGGTTTCTTAATCTTACATCAATCCTGATGCCGCCCCCCACTCAACCCAAAGCGTTGAACCATGGGCAGAATGGAACTAGCGAATGATTCCTCGTGGTCGCTTCCGCAACAAGCTCGGTGTGTACAGCGAAACTGCTGGTTGTTGAAGACGATGATTCGATCAGAGAAACCGTTGAAGAAGCCCTTCGGGCTGAGGGGTTCGAGGTCAGAGCGTGCGGTGACGGCGCAGAAGCCATGAACCTTCTCACTGCGACGGATTCAATGGGAGTGGATCTGCTTGTGCTCGACCTGATGCTCCCTGGACTAGGCGGACTCGATCTATGCAGGCAGCTCCGCAAACTCAATAACAACACTCCCGTGCTGGTCATCAGCGCTCGGGATAGTGAAACGGACCGGGTTCTTGGCCTTGAAGTTGGTGCTGATGACTACCTCGTCAAGCCCTTCGGCTTACGTGAACTTGTCGCCCGTTGCAGAGCTTTGCTGCGGCGTTCTCAACAGAGTGAATCCGTTTCAAATCAAGATCGACAAGTCATCCAGAGTGGCAATCTCTGTCTTTTTGTACGCGAGTGCCGTGTCACCCGCGACGGCGAAGACCTCACGCTTTCGCCAAAGGAATACAAAATCCTCGAACTCCTGATCCAAAATCCCAAGAGGGTCTGGAGCAGAGACCAGCTGCTGGAACGAATCTGGGGAATCGATTTTGTCGGAGACACCAAAACCGTTGATGTGCACATCCGCTGGTTGAGAGAAAAGATTGAGGAAGAACCATCCTCTCCCCAACACATTCGCACTGTCAGGGGATTCGGCTACCGCTTCGGCTAAAGATTGTGAGCCTAGGAACTGGAGTTGTCCTCGGATTCGTCATCGGTGTATCCGGTAGTTGGCTCTTGGCCACTCGAAAGCGACGCTCATCGGCACGCGGTGCCAAAGAAAACCTGACGTCACCGCTGCTGGCAGGACATTCGCTGACCACTCCCCAACTGCTGGCCTGGATTGATGCGGCCACCCAGGGATGGTTAATTCTCACGCCTGATCTAACGATCGGATATATCAATTCCCAGGCTGAACGCCTGCTCCAATTTTCAAGAAATCTGCTGGTCCGTGGCCTGCCACTCGATGAGGTTCTCTCGGTGCCTGAGCTTGAAGAGTCCATCTTCAGCGTGCGTCATCAACAGCGCCCTCAGCGCTGTGAGTGGGAGCAACAAGGGATTCCGCTGGAGGCGATCGTGATTCCAGGATCGGATGAATGGCTGTTGGTCCTGCTGCAAAACAGACAGTCCCTGGAAGCGCAGCAGCAGCAGCAGGAGCGATGGGTGAGCGACGTTGCCCATGAACTGAAAACCCCACTGACAGCCTTGATGCTGGTGAGCGACAGGCTCGAGGGAGCCGTGAGCGCCGATGATGGCGTTCTGGTGGAACGGCTGCAGAAAGAACTCCGCAGGTTGCAGTTGATGGTTGAGGATCTTCTGGAGCTTTCTCGCCTAGAGAACATCCTTCCGCGGGAAGAAAGTAATTATTCGGCTTTGAACCTGGAGCAACTTGTCGAAGGGGCATGGAACAGCATTCGCCCCCTGGCTGATCAAAGGGATGTGTCCCTGTCAATCAACACCCATGAACCAGGACCACTCCTTGGAGATCAACGACGATTGCATCGCGCTGTTCTCAATCTCCTCGACAACGCACTGCGTTATTCCCCCCATCACGGCTTTGTCGAAGTCGACATTCTTCCCAGCGGCGGATGGTGGTTGCTCTGTGTCCGAGATCACGGGCCAGGACTGAGCGAAACCGATCTCAGCAATATGTTCCAGCGTTTTTATCGGGGCGATCCCTCCAGGGCCCGATCCAACCGCAGCGGTAGTGGACTCGGTTTGGCCATCGTCCAACAGATCGCAGTGAATCACGGTGGCCGCGTTCAAGCCAGAAATCATCCAGAAGGGGGAACATCCATGGAACTTCTGCTCCCGAAGGGACCGGCATGAGGGGAGCCCAACGTTGACGCGTCAACGACTGCAGAAACTGATTGCTGCTGCAGGAATCTGTTCCCGACGCAGGGCCGAGGATCTGTTGCGACAGCATCGGGTGAAAGTGAATGGACAGTTAGCAGCCATCGGCGACCAGGCTGATCTCGACCAAGACGATGTAGAGGTGGACGGGCGCCCCCTTCAACGAGCCCTAGTACCACGCGTTCTTCTGCTGAACAAACCACCGGGAGTGATCTGCAGCTGCCGTGACCCACAGCAACGCAAAACCGTGCTCGACCTTGTGCCAGCGCATCTGAGGGATGGTCTGCACCCCGTCGGTCGACTGGATGCAGAGAGCAGAGGAGCCCTGCTGCTCAGCAACCAAGGGGAACTCACGTTGCAACTCACTCACCCCCGCTACAACCATTGCAAGACTTACCGAGTCACGGTGGCTGGCTTGCCCCCTGAAAAGCAGCTGAGGCAGTGGAGGCGAGGCGTGGTTCTCGACGGCACGGTCACGCGCCCAGCCGAGGTGACGCTTCTCGAGGGGACAACCCGGTCCAGTGTGCTGGAAGTCGTTCTTCGTGAAGGCCGCAACCGCCAGATCCGCAGAATCGCACTCTCCCTCGGCCATCGCGTTCTTGATCTCCAGCGGATCGCTATCGGTGACCTGATGCTTGGCTCTGTAGCAGAGGGCTGCTGGAGAGAACTTTCCAGGCAAGAATGGTCAGGTTTGATCCAGCACCGAGGGAGGCCGCTCATCAACAAGACATGATGTTGATCAAACGCTTTCTCCAGTGGCGCCGACGCCAATCCGGCAAGCACTCGCCCGACACATCAAAAACAAACAGCATTGTTGACCCTGCAGAAGCTGCTGGGCAACTGCTGCGACAGCAGCGCGAGCAACGCGCACTGAGCTTGAGGGATCTGTCCAGACAAGTTCGCATAACCACCCCCGTACTGGAGGCTTTGGAGCGGAACTGGCAGGATCGCCTACCGGAGGCTGCCTATCTGACAGCGATGCTGCACCGCTTGGAGGAGTGCCTTGAACTTGAGCCGGGCAGCCTCCAGGGAGCCCTGCCGGAGCAGACCCTTCAATCGCAGGACCCTCGAAAGAATCGGCTTACCCGGTTCACAGTGGGCAGCATCGATATCTTCACGACCTGGCAGGGAAGTGTGCTGTACGGGTTGGTGATCCTTGGTTCAGTCTTTGCACTGAACCACCAGCAGCGGCAACTGGCGAGCAGCAACACGATCACTCTCGCTCCCATTCCCCTTGATCGTCCAAGCGAGTCCGAGGCGTTGCTCAAGGGACTTCGCCCGCTCACGGAACTTCGTAGCTCCACCCCCCTTGAAGCGCTTCCTGATCTCTCGTCACCACAGCCACGCACTGGAGTGCTGGAGATCCAACTCAATCAGCCAAGCAGCATTGATCTGAGCAGCGAAGGAGGCGATCGGACCAAACTGCAGGGAGCGATCGGTTCGTTCACTCTCCAGCTCCTTCCTCCTTTGCAGATCAAAATCCAGCCAGCTCCTCAAGCTGGATCAGTTCTTTGGGATGGCGCCGCTTTGAAGTCTGTGAAAGACAAACCTGAGCTTTACCGCCTCGACCAAACCTCAGCACGCAATCCATAGCCTTCAAGAGCACCTACGAGAGCTGCATCAAAGGCTGGCAATCTCCACATCCAGTTGCCCCCCACCGTGCCTGGTGTGTTGAAACGGGCCGAATCATCCAGATGAAGCAGATCCTGAACAGGAGCCACCACCAACGCAGCGGACGTCGACAGACCCAGTTCAAGCAGCTGCCACCCGGGGGCCTCAACGGTTCGCTGAAGCGTGGCAGCGAACTGGTCTTTTGACGACTGATCCAGACGCTCCCACCAACCCAGGCTTGTGGGATTGTCATGGGTTCCGGTGTAAACAACCCAGCCGCTGCCTTTGATGTTGTTTGGAAGGTAGGGATTGACCTGATTGCCATCAAAAGCGAACTGAAGAACCTTCATGCCGGGGAGATGAAAACGATCGCGAAGTCGCTCCACATCAGGGGTGATCACACCGAGATCCTCGGCCACGATTGGCAAACGTCCACCGGCATCACGTCTTAGACAGGCCAGAAGCTCACCACCAGGAGAGCGTTGCCAGCGTCCGTTGATCGCCGTGTCATCGTCACCGGGAACCGACCAGTAAGCCGCTAAAGCACGGAAATGGTCAAGTCGAAGCCTATCGGCGAGATCCCATTGACGTCTTAAGCGGTCACGCCACCAGCGAAAACCTGTCTGACGATGGCGCCCCCAGGTGTAAACGGGTGTCCCCCAAAGCTGGCCGGTGGCAGAGAAGTAATCCGGCGGAACACCACTCTGCTGATGGAGACGTCCATCACCGGCAATCGAAAACAGCGAGCGGTTGCTCCATACATCGGCGCTGTCGCGAGCCACATAGAAGGGAAGATCACCAAGGATTTCCACCCCAAGGTCGCGCGCAAGGGCGCGGAGCTGACGCCACTGACGATCGAGATGCCACTGGAGAAGATCCTGCTCAAGAAGTTCATCCTGATGTGAGCAGCGCCAATGCTCCAGTGCCGTGTCGCGATGCACTGCCAGCTCATGGGCCCAAGCCCACCAAGGCAACCCTGCAGACTCATGACGCAGCACCATGAAGGCAGAGTGATCACGGAGCCAACGCGCCTGATCGACACACCACCGCTGAAAGGCTTGGTGGCGATCAGCGGACTGCGCTGACCAACGGAGACGCAGAGATCTGGCCAGCGCATTGGCCCGTTGATCGGCCAAGGCGAAATCAACGGTCTCGGCTCCCTCTCCGTCCGCCCCAGTCTCCTGGGGAAGGGCCATCACATCATTGGGGTCGATGAACCCTTCGTCGCTCAGATCCTGGGCATCGAGCAACCAGGGATTGATGGCGAAACTGGATGGTGAGCTGTAGGGAGACCCCGTGCCGTCCGGTGGGGCCAGCGGCAGCACTTGCCACACCTTGATTCCCTGGCGAGCGAGTGCATGAAGCCAGCCACGAGCCGCAGCACCAAAACTGCCGCACACCGGTGATCCAGGAAGAGCTGTGGGGTGCAGGAGCACACCAACCCTGCGACTCGATGCGGTCCCTCTTGGATGGGGCATAGACGCTATGAATCAGCGGGCGGGCAAGCGGTAGCGCTCAACGATGCGTCGCGCAAAGGCGGGCAGATGGCGCTCCACCATCTCAGGATGATGCCGCCGGAGCCAGAGCGCATTTCTGGTGAAGTGGGAATCAATGGAGAAGCGGCCGTATTCCAGTCCTTTCGGCCCGACCCGCTGCACAATCCAGCCCACAAGCTCTGCCAGCCACATAGGCAGTCGCAGGGCTTTGTCATAGGCGTCGATGCCCTGCTGAACAGCCTGGCGGCGATCACCTCGGCTCGACACCGGCGCCTGATCGAGTTCCGCTTCCACCAGCTTGAGCAATTCCTCCCCTCGTGAATTACGCACAACCAACCACTGACGTCCGAATTCAGCACCCATGTAGCCAACGACCAGATCAGCACCGGCGTTGACGTAGTCGAAGCAACTCAGACAGCTTGGTGCGAAGACATCCTTGAGAGCGGGCGTGTCCAGACCGAAGAAGGGGACCGTCTCCACGTGACCATCGCTGTGCCTGAAATGGATCCTGAAATCCTGCATGAATTCGTAGTGCACCACCGTGTCCGGCGAGGCACTGGCGCTCTCCAGAAAGGTCTGAAGCCCCTCGCGAGAGACATTGTCCACACAGGGGAGGCCCAAAACGTAGAGCGCGTCGAGCGGCAGGGTGTCCTGCACGGCTCTCAGCGCCTGAACCTGGCAGCCCACACCAATCGCCAGCAGTCGTTTGATCCCACTGCCTGGCAATTGCTCGAGAACCGAAAGGTTGTTGGACAAGGTGGGCTTATTGACCCTTGCCGCAAGAACCTCCGCCGGAGTGCGTGCCAGAACAGGCATCGGCGTGAAGCGATCGTCAGGGCTCTGCTGAACGCAGAGCACGGCATCAACCAGCCCACTCTCCAGGGCGCGGACGCCCAGACGACTCACAATCCCGGTCCACTGGGCTCCATCGATCGGTGTCTGCAAACGTGCAGTGAGCATCCGCTGCTGGACCCCGAAATACAGCTCGTCCTCTTGATCAAGATTGCGGGTACGGCCATGGGCCTTGCGTTCCATCCCATCGAAATCTTGATGCAGGAAGGCACAGGCCTGGCGGACATAGGCAACCCAGCGCGAATCACAGAGGCCGCAATCACTGCAGAGGTCCTTGGCAGGACGGATCCGATCACGGGGAATCGGCCGCGCCTGGTCGTGGGGAAGCGGTGAAGCGGGGGAAGACGTCACAGACAGCTCGAGCCTGGAGAGAGGTCAACGCTAATCAGTGAGAGTTGAGCAAGACTGGAACGCCTGAAGCAATCACTGCGCGTCATGGAGGGTTCGGCACCGGCAGGAGACGCAGCGCAACCACGTCTGAAGCGATGGCTGGGCACAAAACCAATCCGCACAGTGCTGAGGGTCGCTGCCGCAGTGATCGGAGCAGGACTCATTGGAGGAGGGCTTGCTCTGATCTGGCCGAAACCTGATCCGATTGCAGCTGCTCCACCCACCCCTGATGACCCTGCAAGCCTGGCACCTCTACCGCAACGCTCGGTCATGGTTCTGCTGGTTGGCGTTGATTCGGAGGCGATCAATGATCCGTCAAACCGTGCAGCACCCAAAGGCCCGGCCAATGCAGACAGTCTGATGCTGATCCATGTCACAGCGAAAGAAGCGCTGCAAGTGCTTCAGGTGCCAACGGAGCTTGCTGTGCAACTGCCCGGCCGGGAAGGGCTGCAGTCCCTTGCCAGTGCCTACCGCGTTGGCGGAGTGGCACTCACCGCTGACGTCATCGCCGAAATGATCGGACTTCCTGCAGGCCAACTTGATCGCTATCTGGTGATGCCCCGCCAAGCCCTCCGAGCCCTCGTCGACGGCCTCGGCGAAGTGGAAGTGAGCCTCAATCAGTCGTACAACCGCGAAGACAAAGCACAGAATTACAGCGTGAATCTGCAGGCAGGCCGCCAGACGCTCAATGGCCGTCAAGCCGAACAGCTGGCCAGGCATCGCCCTGATCCCAATGGCGACACTGAAAGAAGACTCCGCCAACAGAGTTTGCTGCGCGGCATTCACGACCAGCTCCGACAACCCAATGCCTTAATGCTTCTCCCTGACGTGATCGGCGAAGTTTCAGCGCAGGTTTCGACCAACCTCAGCTCCGCGGAAATACTGAGTCTCACCGCAGCAGCCCTCAGTAGCTCCGAGCCCCCCGTGATCAACCAGTTGGAACTCGCGCCGCGGGCCGGGCAGCAGCAGCTGCGGGAGCTCAAGCCGGATCAGCCCCTTCCCCTCTGGCCACCTGAGCCCAACGCGTCCGCAGGCAACTGATCAAGCCGCAGAGATCATCATCAGCCCCCTGGAGACATCCGCACCAGGGAAGGCCATCAGCCCTGCGGGCGGCACGATTCCAGGTTCCGCCCAATTGCACAAGACCGAGAAGCTCAACGTGAAGCGAACGGGCCAGGGCGACTGATGCTGGAACGATGCCGGCAAAGCGTCCGTCGTCCCTGGGCTCAACAAGCATCAAAACAGGGACATGCCAGCAGGCGAGGGCCTCAAGCCAGCTGCCTTCCCCGCACTCATCCACGGCCACATCGCCACTCACCCGTAGGAGCTTGGGCTCCAATGGTCCGTCAGTGGATCGGCTGGTGATTCCTTGCAGACAAGGATGGGGTGCGGCACCGGAAGTCTGTTCCATCAGGGTGGCCCCAAACGCCTCCGCCAGGCTTCGACAGGCGGCTGTCATGGCACCCGTACCCAGCGTTCCGGCTCCAATCACCACAAGAAGGTTGTTTGCCATCACCGCAGCCTAGAAGTAGTGGATGGGTGGAAGAGTGTGGTTTGGATGTCCCATGCACCACTACCATCGGGATACCAAGTCTCTCGTTCGCGGGCATCGTGACCGGATTCCTGACTGCAGCCCGCGCCGAACAAGAGAAGATCCAGCACGACACCAGGCGGCTTCGCCTGTTCAGCGGTACGTCAAATCCTGCCTTAGCACGGGAAATTGCAGCGTATTTGGGAGTCCCAGACGGTCCGAGGGTCTGCAAACGATTTGCAGACGGTGAGCTTTATGTGCAGATCCAGGAATCCATCCGAGGCTGCGATGTCTTCCTGATCCAGCCCACCTGTGCTCCGGTGAATGATCACCTCATGGAGCTGCTGATCATGGTCGATGCCTGCCGTCGCGCTTCAGCAAGGCAGATCACGGCAGTGGTCCCTTATTACGGATACGCACGGGCGGATCGGAAGACCGCAGGCCGAGAATCCATCACGGCCAAGCTCACAGCCAATCTCCTGGTGAAGTCAGGGGTTGACAGGGTGCTCGCCATGGACCTTCATTCCGCGCAGATACAGGGTTACTTCGACATTCCCTGCGATCA belongs to Synechococcus sp. WH 7805 and includes:
- a CDS encoding response regulator transcription factor, with the translated sequence MVASATSSVCTAKLLVVEDDDSIRETVEEALRAEGFEVRACGDGAEAMNLLTATDSMGVDLLVLDLMLPGLGGLDLCRQLRKLNNNTPVLVISARDSETDRVLGLEVGADDYLVKPFGLRELVARCRALLRRSQQSESVSNQDRQVIQSGNLCLFVRECRVTRDGEDLTLSPKEYKILELLIQNPKRVWSRDQLLERIWGIDFVGDTKTVDVHIRWLREKIEEEPSSPQHIRTVRGFGYRFG
- a CDS encoding LCP family protein gives rise to the protein MEGSAPAGDAAQPRLKRWLGTKPIRTVLRVAAAVIGAGLIGGGLALIWPKPDPIAAAPPTPDDPASLAPLPQRSVMVLLVGVDSEAINDPSNRAAPKGPANADSLMLIHVTAKEALQVLQVPTELAVQLPGREGLQSLASAYRVGGVALTADVIAEMIGLPAGQLDRYLVMPRQALRALVDGLGEVEVSLNQSYNREDKAQNYSVNLQAGRQTLNGRQAEQLARHRPDPNGDTERRLRQQSLLRGIHDQLRQPNALMLLPDVIGEVSAQVSTNLSSAEILSLTAAALSSSEPPVINQLELAPRAGQQQLRELKPDQPLPLWPPEPNASAGN
- a CDS encoding Coenzyme F420 hydrogenase/dehydrogenase, beta subunit C-terminal domain, which encodes MTSSPASPLPHDQARPIPRDRIRPAKDLCSDCGLCDSRWVAYVRQACAFLHQDFDGMERKAHGRTRNLDQEDELYFGVQQRMLTARLQTPIDGAQWTGIVSRLGVRALESGLVDAVLCVQQSPDDRFTPMPVLARTPAEVLAARVNKPTLSNNLSVLEQLPGSGIKRLLAIGVGCQVQALRAVQDTLPLDALYVLGLPCVDNVSREGLQTFLESASASPDTVVHYEFMQDFRIHFRHSDGHVETVPFFGLDTPALKDVFAPSCLSCFDYVNAGADLVVGYMGAEFGRQWLVVRNSRGEELLKLVEAELDQAPVSSRGDRRQAVQQGIDAYDKALRLPMWLAELVGWIVQRVGPKGLEYGRFSIDSHFTRNALWLRRHHPEMVERHLPAFARRIVERYRLPAR
- a CDS encoding RpoD/SigA family RNA polymerase sigma factor translates to MAPLALLPDADLVRSYLRDIGRVPLLSHQQEITLGRQVQELMELESVEAELQEKRGGEAVLAAELAKAAGLSAVQLKRKLQAGRRAKERMVAANLRLVVSVAKKYTKRNMELLDLIQEGTIGLVRGVEKFDPTRGYKFSTYAYWWIRQGITRAIAEKSRTIRLPIHITEMLNKLKKGQRELSQELGRTPSVTELASFVELPEDEVKELMCRARQPVSLEMKVGDGDDTELLDLLAGDGELPSEQVEGECLKGDLRDLLGQLPELQERVLRMRYGMDGEEPMSLTGIAKTLKMSRDRTRRLEREGLQSLRQAPLELRDYTVAA
- the malQ gene encoding 4-alpha-glucanotransferase — protein: MPHPRGTASSRRVGVLLHPTALPGSPVCGSFGAAARGWLHALARQGIKVWQVLPLAPPDGTGSPYSSPSSFAINPWLLDAQDLSDEGFIDPNDVMALPQETGADGEGAETVDFALADQRANALARSLRLRWSAQSADRHQAFQRWCVDQARWLRDHSAFMVLRHESAGLPWWAWAHELAVHRDTALEHWRCSHQDELLEQDLLQWHLDRQWRQLRALARDLGVEILGDLPFYVARDSADVWSNRSLFSIAGDGRLHQQSGVPPDYFSATGQLWGTPVYTWGRHRQTGFRWWRDRLRRQWDLADRLRLDHFRALAAYWSVPGDDDTAINGRWQRSPGGELLACLRRDAGGRLPIVAEDLGVITPDVERLRDRFHLPGMKVLQFAFDGNQVNPYLPNNIKGSGWVVYTGTHDNPTSLGWWERLDQSSKDQFAATLQRTVEAPGWQLLELGLSTSAALVVAPVQDLLHLDDSARFNTPGTVGGNWMWRLPAFDAALVGALEGYGLRAEVWSRR
- a CDS encoding cell wall metabolism sensor histidine kinase WalK produces the protein MATRKRRSSARGAKENLTSPLLAGHSLTTPQLLAWIDAATQGWLILTPDLTIGYINSQAERLLQFSRNLLVRGLPLDEVLSVPELEESIFSVRHQQRPQRCEWEQQGIPLEAIVIPGSDEWLLVLLQNRQSLEAQQQQQERWVSDVAHELKTPLTALMLVSDRLEGAVSADDGVLVERLQKELRRLQLMVEDLLELSRLENILPREESNYSALNLEQLVEGAWNSIRPLADQRDVSLSINTHEPGPLLGDQRRLHRAVLNLLDNALRYSPHHGFVEVDILPSGGWWLLCVRDHGPGLSETDLSNMFQRFYRGDPSRARSNRSGSGLGLAIVQQIAVNHGGRVQARNHPEGGTSMELLLPKGPA
- a CDS encoding pseudouridine synthase encodes the protein MTRQRLQKLIAAAGICSRRRAEDLLRQHRVKVNGQLAAIGDQADLDQDDVEVDGRPLQRALVPRVLLLNKPPGVICSCRDPQQRKTVLDLVPAHLRDGLHPVGRLDAESRGALLLSNQGELTLQLTHPRYNHCKTYRVTVAGLPPEKQLRQWRRGVVLDGTVTRPAEVTLLEGTTRSSVLEVVLREGRNRQIRRIALSLGHRVLDLQRIAIGDLMLGSVAEGCWRELSRQEWSGLIQHRGRPLINKT
- a CDS encoding RodZ family helix-turn-helix domain-containing protein, with product MMLIKRFLQWRRRQSGKHSPDTSKTNSIVDPAEAAGQLLRQQREQRALSLRDLSRQVRITTPVLEALERNWQDRLPEAAYLTAMLHRLEECLELEPGSLQGALPEQTLQSQDPRKNRLTRFTVGSIDIFTTWQGSVLYGLVILGSVFALNHQQRQLASSNTITLAPIPLDRPSESEALLKGLRPLTELRSSTPLEALPDLSSPQPRTGVLEIQLNQPSSIDLSSEGGDRTKLQGAIGSFTLQLLPPLQIKIQPAPQAGSVLWDGAALKSVKDKPELYRLDQTSARNP